A window of the Verminephrobacter eiseniae EF01-2 genome harbors these coding sequences:
- a CDS encoding metallophosphoesterase family protein, with translation MKLALLSDIHSNRQALHACIEHARAQGAQQFALLGDLVGYGADPVAVVEQAMELAHQGALLVQGNHDAMALSPPATPRKHGELGAQWTHAQLGAEHRAFLQSLPLTARWGSVLLVHASADAPEQWRYVEDSDAAERSLSAALAMDPAIRYVFCGHVHVQTLYFLSSTAKLMRFAPVPGVRVPVLAHRQWLGIVGSVGQPRDRDARAMYALFDDVAAQLTFHRLPYDHLAAAAAIRAAGLPAFYAERLASGR, from the coding sequence ATGAAACTGGCACTGCTGTCAGACATCCATTCCAACCGCCAGGCCCTGCACGCCTGCATCGAGCACGCCCGCGCGCAAGGTGCGCAGCAGTTTGCCCTGCTGGGCGACCTCGTGGGCTATGGCGCCGACCCCGTTGCCGTGGTCGAGCAGGCCATGGAACTGGCGCACCAGGGTGCGTTGCTGGTGCAAGGCAACCACGACGCGATGGCGCTGTCACCGCCGGCCACGCCACGCAAGCATGGCGAATTGGGCGCGCAGTGGACACACGCGCAGTTGGGCGCGGAGCACCGGGCCTTTCTGCAGTCGCTGCCGCTCACCGCGCGCTGGGGCAGCGTTTTGCTGGTGCACGCCAGTGCCGATGCGCCTGAGCAATGGCGCTATGTCGAAGACTCCGACGCCGCCGAGCGCAGCCTGAGCGCCGCCTTGGCCATGGACCCGGCCATCCGCTATGTGTTTTGCGGCCATGTGCATGTGCAGACGCTGTATTTCCTCAGTTCCACGGCCAAACTGATGCGCTTTGCCCCCGTGCCCGGGGTGCGTGTGCCCGTGCTGGCGCACCGCCAGTGGCTGGGCATCGTCGGCTCGGTGGGGCAGCCGCGCGATCGCGACGCCCGCGCCATGTACGCGCTGTTCGACGATGTGGCTGCGCAGTTGACCTTCCACCGCCTGCCCTATGACCACCTGGCTGCGGCGGCCGCCATCCGTGCGGCGGGACTGCCTGCCTTCTACGCCGAACGGCTGGCGAGCGGCCGATGA
- a CDS encoding SNF2-related protein gives MELIDNITHLLGDDLKRTLQPGARLKIAASCFSMYAFEALKAELEKIDELRFIFTAPTFVANQVTDKIRKERKEFHIPKLDRERSLHGSEFEIQLRNQLNQRAIAKECADWIRRKASFKSNRHQAPMQQFACVQSAATDTTYMPLHGFTAVDIVYQPGNAISNFVNKMDEPGFTASYLSLFDQIWQDSEKLEDVTVQIFEHIASVYQENSPENIYFLMLHHIFNEFLNDLDEDVLPNDRTGYQDTLIWKKLFNYQKDAATGIINKLETYSGCILADSVGLGKTFTALAVVKYYELRNRSVLVLCPKKLADNWLNYNRNLTTNIFARDRFNYDVLCHTDLGRTSGASSGTPLNRVNWGNYDLVVIDESHNFRNNDAFKERETRYQKLMNQVIKAGVKTKVLMLSATPVNNRFNDLRNQLALAYEGDSGQLSKKLRTGKTVEDIFRTAQARFNDWAKRPPAERTARAILEALDFDFFELLDSVTIARSRKHIQTFYDTKDIGPFPERRKPLSLRCPLVVNARSEVMSFNQIFEQLSRLKLAVYAPVSHILPSRLKKYEEQYDTQVAGKGRFKQTDREKSLQALMTINLLKRLESSVASFRLTLQSLRDKHTNMLDTISAFHQTGNAASIQTEQLENLDEDDLPWDSDSDDPSSLDATIGDKIKIKLADIDLPSWEHELKGDLEIIDALLSPSTEVKCI, from the coding sequence ATGGAACTCATCGACAACATCACCCACCTGCTCGGCGACGACCTGAAGCGGACCCTCCAACCCGGCGCCCGCCTGAAGATTGCCGCATCCTGCTTTTCGATGTACGCATTTGAAGCGCTCAAGGCAGAGTTGGAAAAAATCGACGAACTGCGCTTCATCTTCACCGCGCCCACCTTCGTCGCCAACCAAGTCACGGACAAGATTCGCAAGGAGCGCAAGGAATTCCACATCCCCAAACTCGATCGGGAACGCAGTCTGCACGGCAGCGAATTCGAGATTCAGTTGCGCAACCAACTCAATCAGCGCGCCATTGCCAAAGAGTGCGCCGACTGGATACGCCGCAAGGCCAGCTTCAAAAGCAATCGCCACCAAGCCCCCATGCAGCAATTCGCCTGCGTGCAGAGTGCCGCCACGGACACCACCTACATGCCCCTGCACGGCTTTACCGCCGTCGATATTGTCTACCAGCCGGGCAACGCCATCTCCAACTTCGTCAACAAAATGGACGAACCGGGCTTCACCGCAAGCTACCTCAGCCTGTTCGATCAAATCTGGCAAGACAGCGAGAAGCTCGAAGATGTGACGGTGCAGATTTTCGAACATATCGCCTCGGTGTACCAGGAGAACTCACCCGAAAACATCTACTTCCTGATGCTCCATCATATCTTCAATGAGTTTTTGAACGACCTCGACGAAGATGTCCTGCCGAACGACCGCACGGGTTATCAGGACACGCTCATCTGGAAAAAACTCTTCAACTACCAAAAGGATGCCGCCACCGGCATCATCAACAAACTCGAAACCTACAGCGGCTGCATCCTGGCCGACAGCGTTGGCCTGGGCAAAACCTTCACTGCCCTGGCCGTGGTCAAATATTACGAATTGCGCAATCGCTCGGTGCTGGTGCTCTGCCCCAAAAAACTGGCCGACAACTGGCTCAACTACAACCGCAACCTCACCACCAATATCTTCGCCCGCGACCGCTTCAATTATGACGTGCTCTGCCACACCGACCTTGGCCGCACCAGTGGCGCATCGTCCGGCACGCCGCTCAACCGCGTCAACTGGGGCAACTACGACCTCGTTGTCATCGACGAATCGCATAATTTCCGCAACAACGACGCCTTCAAGGAGCGCGAGACCCGCTACCAGAAACTGATGAACCAAGTCATCAAGGCAGGGGTGAAAACCAAGGTGCTGATGCTCTCCGCCACCCCGGTCAACAACCGCTTCAACGACCTGCGCAATCAATTGGCGCTGGCCTACGAAGGCGACTCCGGCCAACTCAGCAAAAAGCTGCGCACCGGCAAAACGGTGGAAGACATTTTCCGCACCGCGCAGGCCCGCTTCAACGACTGGGCCAAACGCCCGCCAGCGGAGCGCACCGCGCGCGCCATTCTGGAGGCTTTGGATTTCGACTTCTTTGAATTACTCGATAGCGTCACCATTGCGCGCTCGCGCAAGCACATCCAGACCTTTTACGACACCAAGGACATCGGCCCCTTCCCCGAACGCCGCAAGCCCTTGTCGCTGCGCTGCCCCCTGGTGGTCAATGCCCGCAGCGAGGTGATGAGCTTCAACCAGATATTCGAGCAACTGTCCCGCCTCAAACTCGCCGTGTACGCCCCTGTCAGCCACATCCTGCCGAGCCGGCTCAAAAAATACGAAGAGCAATACGACACGCAAGTCGCAGGCAAAGGCAGATTCAAACAAACCGACCGCGAAAAAAGCCTGCAAGCCTTGATGACGATCAACCTGCTCAAGCGCCTGGAAAGCTCGGTCGCATCCTTCCGCCTGACGCTACAGTCACTGCGCGACAAGCACACCAACATGCTCGACACGATCAGCGCCTTTCACCAGACCGGCAACGCCGCCAGCATCCAGACTGAGCAGTTGGAAAACCTCGACGAAGATGATCTGCCATGGGACAGCGACAGCGACGATCCTTCATCCCTTGACGCCACCATCGGTGACAAAATCAAAATCAAACTCGCCGATATAGACCTCCCCTCCTGGGAGCACGAACTCAAGGGCGATCTGGAAATCATCGACGCCCTGTTGTCACCATCCACTGA